TGGGCGCCTGACTACCTTCCTCGACGGCCGCGCTGGCCAGAAGCCTCCGTAGCGTGCCGTCGCCGATGCCGAGCGTCCTGACCGCCGCCCGGCGGCGGCTTGAGTCCCCGGCCAGCACGCGCGGCCGCCGCGCCGCCTGGCACTCCCCGAAACCGTGAACCGGCGCCTCCGCCCGCTGATGACGACGTCCCCCAGGGGGGACGCCCGGCCATACCATGACGGACGTCACGCTGGTCGTCGACGCGGCCCTTGGAGCCCGTCGAGCCCCAGCCGGTCGATCGCCCCGGCTTCCCGGTGCGCTCGTTGGAGGTCGGCGCTCACGAGCGACGAGTAGCGCAACGTGGTGTTCAGGCTGTTGTGGCCCAACATGCGCCTCGTCTCGTCGATCCCGACGCCGTTCCGGAGCCACATGGTCGCGGCGAGGTGCCGCAGCGCGTGCGGGTGCAGCCTCCGCTCCGTCGGCAGTCCAGCGCGGGCGCTCAGCCGGTGCAGCACCGTGATGAGGCCGCGGTTAGTGAGCGGTCGCCCGTCCCGCTGGCAGAATAGCCATGCCTCGGGCGTCGGTTGCGGGTGAATCGACAGCCATGCCCGGAGTGCCCGCGCTGTTGTGGCTCCTACGAAGACGGTCCGGTCCTTTGCGCCCTTGCCACTTCGAACGAACAGCGACCGCTCGTGCGGGTGCCAGTCCTCGACCAGGAGGTGCAGTCCTTCGCTGCGGCGCAGGCCCGCGTCGGACATCACGAGAATCGTTGCGCGATTACGGAGCCCCTCGGCCGAGTCCAGGCAAGCGCGCAGGACAGCCGCGAGTTCCTCTTCTGTCGGCACGGCGGGAAGCGTCTTCGGGGTGCGGAC
This is a stretch of genomic DNA from bacterium. It encodes these proteins:
- a CDS encoding tyrosine-type recombinase/integrase, with translation MRANKPPRVIAEAAEAFLLQKQVNGCSVRTIEVYRFWLDRLAAVIPDTAALDAIATTKFFVSLRERAVSASTHHQAYRTIKTFVRWLIAIRALRVNPLDGLAVRTPKTLPAVPTEEELAAVLRACLDSAEGLRNRATILVMSDAGLRRSEGLHLLVEDWHPHERSLFVRSGKGAKDRTVFVGATTARALRAWLSIHPQPTPEAWLFCQRDGRPLTNRGLITVLHRLSARAGLPTERRLHPHALRHLAATMWLRNGVGIDETRRMLGHNSLNTTLRYSSLVSADLQRAHREAGAIDRLGLDGLQGPRRRPA